One window from the genome of Leptospira wolffii serovar Khorat str. Khorat-H2 encodes:
- a CDS encoding DegT/DnrJ/EryC1/StrS family aminotransferase yields MITTRKTYLPFALPSISEKAIEEVAAVLRSGWITSGPKVKEFEEEFARYVGADFALAMNSATAGLHLALESIGLCSEDAVLVPAVTFTATAETVCYFGAEPILTDVDPIHNIMTEHSFRHTIERECIFSKGNLIHKKTGKTVRAMMPVHLAGVVCDMDVLNSLAREYHLYVIEDSAHAFPASYKGKKVGTHGDFTVFSFYATKGITTGEGGMVTTRHAHFAERMKLMRLHGINRETYGRPGWYYEVVSPGFKYNMSDIAAAIGLVQLSEAEDLWKRRTQIADIYRSEFSQLPFLHMPLLAKDGEHSWHLFRVEVDTVPGKINRDIFCAELHKRNIGSSLHFIPLYEHPFYQRFGYERRNYPNADAMYKRTLSLPLFAGMTDADVEDVVTAVKEIFSGL; encoded by the coding sequence ATGATCACAACCAGGAAAACGTATCTACCATTCGCCCTGCCCTCGATTTCCGAAAAAGCGATCGAAGAGGTGGCTGCGGTACTACGCTCCGGCTGGATCACTTCCGGACCCAAGGTAAAGGAATTCGAAGAAGAATTCGCCAGATACGTAGGAGCCGATTTCGCTCTGGCCATGAATTCCGCTACTGCGGGTTTACATCTTGCGCTAGAGTCCATCGGACTCTGCTCCGAGGACGCGGTTCTTGTCCCTGCAGTAACGTTTACCGCGACCGCCGAGACGGTTTGCTATTTCGGGGCAGAACCCATTCTGACCGACGTGGATCCGATCCATAATATCATGACCGAGCATTCTTTTCGCCATACCATAGAAAGAGAATGTATCTTCTCCAAAGGAAACCTGATCCACAAGAAGACCGGCAAGACCGTCCGGGCAATGATGCCGGTGCATTTGGCGGGAGTTGTCTGCGATATGGACGTATTGAATTCTCTCGCAAGAGAATATCATCTTTATGTAATCGAAGATTCCGCGCACGCATTCCCGGCCAGCTATAAGGGCAAGAAAGTGGGAACTCACGGGGATTTCACCGTTTTCAGTTTTTATGCAACCAAGGGAATCACTACCGGAGAAGGCGGAATGGTCACCACCCGTCACGCTCACTTTGCCGAGAGAATGAAGCTCATGCGACTGCACGGAATCAATCGAGAGACCTACGGGCGCCCCGGCTGGTACTACGAGGTCGTGTCACCCGGATTCAAGTATAATATGAGCGATATCGCCGCCGCGATCGGTCTAGTGCAATTATCCGAAGCGGAGGATCTCTGGAAGAGAAGAACGCAAATCGCGGATATCTATCGCTCCGAATTCTCCCAACTCCCTTTCCTACACATGCCTCTACTCGCTAAGGACGGAGAACATTCCTGGCATCTATTCCGTGTGGAAGTGGATACGGTTCCCGGAAAAATCAACCGGGACATTTTTTGCGCAGAATTACACAAACGCAATATAGGCTCGAGCCTTCATTTCATTCCTTTATACGAGCATCCTTTTTACCAAAGGTTCGGTTATGAAAGAAGAAATTATCCGAACGCGGATGCGATGTACAAGAGAACCCTTTCTCTTCCTCTGTTCGCCGGAATGACGGACGCGGACGTAGAGGACGTGGTCACAGCGGTGAAAGAAATCTTTTCGGGCTTGTAA
- a CDS encoding carbon-nitrogen hydrolase family protein: protein MSRFKAALIQLNSRADLDFNLQKCEKLAEEAVSGGAKLLGLPENFPFLGSEKEKLERGAEIETKTRSFLENISKKNKITVLAGGFPSPAPGGKVYNTAALFGPDGKEIFQYHKIHLFDTDPGDGVEYRESRSVEAGKEIPPVYRNSELGNISSVVCYDLRFPELFRKLADQESDIVFVPAAFTKLTGEAHWEVLLRARAIENQCYILAPAQTGTHSGGRETYGHSLVVDPWGRILADAMEGEKVILADIDLEEVKKARKKIPALRHRKIGL from the coding sequence ATGTCCCGATTTAAAGCCGCCTTAATCCAGTTGAATAGTCGGGCGGATTTGGATTTCAATCTGCAAAAATGCGAGAAGTTGGCGGAGGAAGCCGTTTCAGGCGGAGCCAAACTACTAGGGCTTCCGGAGAATTTTCCATTTCTGGGATCGGAAAAAGAAAAGCTGGAAAGAGGAGCCGAAATCGAGACGAAGACCCGCTCCTTCCTGGAAAACATATCAAAAAAGAATAAAATAACCGTTTTAGCGGGAGGTTTTCCCAGCCCGGCGCCCGGCGGGAAAGTTTATAACACCGCCGCTCTTTTCGGTCCCGATGGGAAAGAAATATTCCAATATCATAAAATTCATTTATTCGATACCGACCCTGGAGACGGAGTGGAATACAGGGAATCCCGGAGCGTAGAGGCGGGCAAAGAAATCCCTCCCGTATATCGTAACTCCGAATTGGGAAATATTTCCTCCGTCGTATGTTACGATTTGCGATTCCCCGAGTTATTCCGTAAATTGGCGGATCAGGAAAGCGATATCGTATTCGTCCCCGCGGCCTTTACCAAGCTAACCGGGGAAGCTCATTGGGAAGTCCTACTCAGAGCGAGGGCGATAGAAAACCAATGTTATATTCTCGCTCCCGCACAAACAGGAACTCATTCAGGAGGTAGAGAAACTTACGGACATTCTTTGGTTGTCGATCCCTGGGGGAGGATCCTAGCCGACGCGATGGAAGGGGAAAAAGTGATCCTTGCGGATATAGACTTAGAAGAAGTGAAAAAAGCGAGAAAGAAAATCCCGGCCCTCCGACACAGAAAGATCGGATTATAA
- the add gene encoding adenosine deaminase encodes MGLTFAEILDRIRILDRDVSELNRLKSRLPADRPYSSSLQISFDKQINNLLNERVRLLDLEIENPPRWILGDTESFEAGRSTASALLEPTDLSSKKLQDQDVINFIRELPKTEIHLHLEACVNKETMKKLMAKNSIQLSDEEFEAKFNFKDLNGFIQVFFFIQSLVKEPADLYHFVGSLAEYMRTNNILYTEVFFAPSKFIQNGLDFEEMVQQLVDGIREEKTKDGIEIRLLVDVSRSFGPENAMNNLNRVLKLKHKEVIGIGLGGAELMGPARDYAEVFRKAREAGLRVVAHSGEDDGPWAIWEAVELCKAERIGHGTSAIQDPELVNYLREHKIPIEICVTSNVFTGKYVRKEQNHPVRYYYDQGIPLCINTDDPEIFNVNLTYEYFKLWRFLDFSLEEIVDLVRQGVFATFHPQKESLWKEMDIKIKKVKEKYGLLESSLK; translated from the coding sequence GTGGGTTTGACCTTCGCGGAAATTTTAGACAGAATCAGAATCCTGGATCGGGACGTCTCGGAATTGAATCGTCTGAAGAGCCGACTCCCCGCGGATCGTCCTTATTCTTCTTCCTTACAGATTTCTTTCGACAAGCAGATCAATAATCTACTGAACGAGAGGGTCCGCCTCTTGGATCTGGAGATAGAAAATCCTCCTCGTTGGATTCTAGGTGACACCGAATCTTTCGAGGCGGGTAGATCCACAGCTTCTGCTCTTCTGGAGCCTACCGATCTTTCCTCCAAAAAACTCCAGGATCAGGACGTAATCAATTTCATACGAGAGTTGCCTAAGACCGAAATCCATCTTCACTTGGAAGCCTGCGTAAATAAGGAAACCATGAAGAAGCTTATGGCTAAGAATTCGATCCAGCTCAGCGACGAGGAATTCGAGGCAAAATTCAATTTCAAGGATCTGAACGGTTTTATTCAGGTATTCTTCTTTATACAGAGTCTCGTCAAAGAACCCGCGGACTTATATCATTTTGTAGGAAGTCTCGCCGAGTACATGAGGACCAATAATATCCTTTATACGGAAGTCTTCTTTGCTCCTTCCAAGTTCATCCAAAACGGTTTGGATTTCGAGGAAATGGTCCAGCAACTCGTGGACGGAATCCGTGAAGAAAAGACCAAAGACGGAATCGAAATCAGACTCTTGGTGGACGTTTCCCGTTCCTTCGGACCGGAGAATGCGATGAACAACCTGAATCGCGTTCTTAAATTAAAGCACAAGGAAGTGATCGGAATCGGACTCGGCGGAGCCGAATTGATGGGACCCGCCAGGGATTATGCCGAAGTATTCCGAAAAGCCAGAGAGGCAGGCTTGCGCGTGGTCGCGCATTCGGGAGAAGACGACGGCCCTTGGGCGATTTGGGAAGCGGTGGAATTATGCAAAGCGGAAAGAATAGGACACGGAACCTCCGCCATCCAAGACCCGGAACTCGTAAATTATTTGAGAGAACACAAGATCCCGATAGAAATATGTGTTACGTCTAATGTGTTTACCGGTAAATACGTTCGTAAGGAACAAAATCATCCGGTCCGCTATTATTACGACCAGGGAATTCCTCTCTGTATCAATACCGACGATCCTGAAATTTTCAACGTCAATCTGACTTACGAATATTTCAAGCTATGGAGATTTTTGGATTTCTCTTTGGAAGAAATCGTGGACCTAGTCCGCCAAGGCGTATTCGCCACTTTCCATCCCCAAAAGGAAAGTCTCTGGAAAGAGATGGATATCAAAATCAAAAAGGTGAAGGAAAAATACGGTCTTCTCGAATCTAGTTTGAAATAG
- a CDS encoding GyrI-like domain-containing protein: MKISIYALLTLVIFATGLYYYLGGFDPIQVREETLGPFYVLTHQRTGDYRNVGETFEVIQKEFPEKGLKGYKLFGMYFDNPNKVPKEKLRSEVGAVFLSPVDNVPEGLSLPLKLRTIEARRYLVADFPLKNFLSIFVGIVRVYPKLMEACEQKGCNMEGKYSIEIYDPLEGRTSRYLMPLD; the protein is encoded by the coding sequence TTGAAAATTTCCATCTACGCTTTGTTGACATTAGTCATATTCGCGACGGGACTCTATTATTATCTGGGTGGATTCGATCCGATCCAAGTCCGAGAAGAAACTCTCGGACCTTTCTACGTCCTTACCCATCAAAGAACGGGCGATTATCGTAATGTAGGCGAAACATTCGAAGTGATCCAGAAAGAGTTTCCCGAAAAAGGACTCAAAGGATATAAACTTTTCGGAATGTATTTTGATAATCCGAATAAGGTTCCTAAGGAAAAATTGCGATCCGAAGTCGGAGCGGTATTCCTTTCTCCCGTGGACAATGTTCCGGAAGGTTTATCCCTTCCGTTGAAGCTAAGGACCATCGAGGCCCGTCGTTATCTCGTGGCCGATTTTCCTCTGAAGAATTTTCTTTCTATCTTTGTGGGAATCGTCCGGGTCTATCCGAAACTCATGGAAGCCTGCGAACAAAAAGGTTGCAATATGGAAGGAAAATACTCCATAGAAATCTACGATCCTTTGGAAGGAAGGACTAGCAGATATCTGATGCCTTTGGATTGA
- a CDS encoding alpha/beta fold hydrolase has product MIKKISRFLALLFSGFILLIFLILLSFRIAASLREKENRISSAPNSGKFVKGEDVEIFIQEIGPKDGKVVLFVHGMGAWSEIWKDIQHSIASKGYRTISIDLPPFGFSERPDISSFSTRTQGKRILGILHSLGISKAILVGHSFGGGPTLHAALLEPSIVDKLVLVDIAAQIEPSYSAPEIPAYVRFALDKDWIRNPIFSATGTNPFLTKTLFRSFVNKKEAITDEKAAMIRVPMRLENSTEYMGKWMAQFVTKNDPSLSEDLPVNVSGMKMPIHILWGNQDTVTPISQGENLAKALPGSRLKVLEGLGHIPQLEDPNLFLSALSECLEK; this is encoded by the coding sequence ATGATCAAAAAAATATCCCGCTTCCTGGCCCTCCTATTCTCCGGTTTTATTCTTCTAATTTTCCTAATTCTTCTTTCTTTCCGGATCGCTGCCTCTCTCCGAGAAAAGGAAAATAGAATCTCATCCGCTCCGAATTCGGGGAAATTCGTAAAAGGAGAAGATGTCGAAATCTTTATCCAAGAAATCGGCCCTAAGGACGGCAAGGTCGTATTATTCGTACACGGAATGGGCGCCTGGAGCGAAATCTGGAAGGATATCCAACACTCCATCGCGAGCAAGGGATATCGTACTATTTCCATCGATCTACCTCCTTTCGGCTTCTCGGAGAGACCGGATATTTCTTCTTTCAGCACTCGGACCCAAGGAAAACGAATCCTGGGAATATTGCATAGTTTAGGAATTTCTAAAGCGATTCTGGTGGGCCATTCTTTCGGAGGAGGCCCGACTCTCCACGCCGCCCTTTTAGAGCCGAGCATCGTGGATAAACTCGTATTAGTCGACATAGCTGCTCAAATCGAACCTAGTTACTCGGCCCCGGAAATCCCCGCTTACGTTCGATTCGCACTCGATAAGGACTGGATCCGCAATCCGATCTTTTCCGCAACGGGGACAAACCCTTTTCTTACTAAGACATTATTCCGGTCCTTCGTGAATAAGAAAGAAGCGATCACCGACGAAAAAGCGGCGATGATACGAGTGCCGATGAGACTAGAGAATAGCACCGAGTATATGGGGAAATGGATGGCACAATTCGTAACGAAAAACGACCCTTCTCTCTCGGAAGATCTCCCGGTTAACGTCTCCGGAATGAAGATGCCGATCCATATTCTTTGGGGAAACCAAGATACGGTTACTCCGATAAGTCAAGGTGAGAACTTGGCAAAGGCCTTGCCGGGTTCCCGATTGAAAGTCTTAGAAGGTCTAGGACATATTCCTCAATTGGAAGATCCGAATCTTTTTCTTTCCGCGCTTTCGGAATGCTTGGAAAAATAG